The following are encoded in a window of Cottoperca gobio chromosome 20, fCotGob3.1, whole genome shotgun sequence genomic DNA:
- the nom1 gene encoding LOW QUALITY PROTEIN: nucleolar MIF4G domain-containing protein 1 (The sequence of the model RefSeq protein was modified relative to this genomic sequence to represent the inferred CDS: deleted 2 bases in 2 codons): MKGKLTQNSKKKKGNAVLEKYLFAVDEFIKSNAGTEEGENDHGLRFVKRKSRKDLRKEKRIMKKAKMKSHYEGKKILDDGENSVIPADEQPQLKKKKKKKKKKKLEGANKEAQSTSAPSEKSGKSKTPSSSKKGKKINTLQESRKKALLEANEDEDREIKKLERCLGLNRRKNKKSLPQSFVADGLDYILGVLGDGSSATGMYDDDDDMDMAKDNFEKLDKIDSQLSDENEEPGDEMAGEGSDEDMGSFDDENEVDDEEEEDDDDDDDDDDEMVEEEMEDDPGEGDADSADENEKELEEEADAPDTKTSGTTSETVNSAAGKYVPPHLRNAGDDKRKAELEKLKRNVKGLVNRLSEPNMVSISGQLEELYMSCSRNDMNDTLTEVLLAACVTPALMPDRLLMEHVLLVSLLHHAVGLEVGAHFLETVVRKFDVVYKNPTESKECDNLISIVSHLYNFQVVHSVLIFDILKHLVGAFTEKDIELVLLVLRNVGFSLRKDDALALKELISEGQRKASKLGSKFQDQTRVRFMLETMMALKNNDMRKIPGYDPEPMEKLRKLQRTLIQRRAGGSDMKLRVSLHNLLAADQVGRWWIVGSSWSGAPMIGEQGNTTSTQSTAEGKFSAKVLDLARKQRMNTEVRRNIFCVIMTSEDFLDAFEKLLRMGLKDKQEREIVHVLMDCCLQEKTFNAYYAVLGEKFCSHDRRFQMTFQFSLWDKFRELSNLPSSTFNNLVQLVTYFLQMKCLSLSILKVIEFGELDKATVRFLRQVLTKLLNEIEPEDLASIFGRISGIPKLGMLREGLKLFISHFLLKNAQSQGPAEQAAVLSERAQVATKAMEAKEAKLKL, encoded by the exons ATGAAGGGTAAATTGACACAGAACAGCAAAAAGAAGAAGGGAAATGCAGTGCTAGAGAAGTACCTGTTTGCAGTGGATGAGTTTATTAAAAGCAACGCTGGCACCGAAGAAGGGGAGAATGACCACGGCTTGAGAtttgtaaaaagg aaaagcagaaAGGACCTGCGCAAAGAAAAGCGAATAATGAAGAAAGCCAAAATGAAAAGTCATTATGAGGGTAAAAAGATCCTCGATGATGGTGAAAACTCGGTAATACCAGCTGATGAACAGCcccagctgaagaagaagaagaagaagaagaagaagaagaaacttgaGGGAGCAAATAAAGAAGCACAGTCCACTAGTGCTCCCTCAGAGAAATCAGGCAAGTCTAAAACACCATCATCTTCCAAGAAAGGCAAGAAAATCAATACGCTTCAAGAATCAAGAAAAAAAGCACTTCTGGAGGCAAATGAAGACGAggacagagaaataaagaaattagaGCGGTGCCTGGGAttaaacaggagaaaaaacaagaaaagtctGCCTCAATCTTTTGTGGCTGATGGACTCGATTACATCCTTGGTGTGCTTGGCGATGGCTCATCTGCCACGGGGATGTATGATGACGATGACGACATGGACATGGCGAAAGATAATTTTGAAAAGCTTGATAAAATCGACTCTCAGCTGTCGGATGAGAACGAAGAACCTGGAGATGAAATGGCGGGAGAGGGCAGTGATGAAGATATGGGTTCATTTGACGATGAAAATGAGgtggatgatgaggaggaggaggatgatgatgatgatgatgatgatgatgatgaaatggTTGAGGAGGAAATGGAGGATGATCCAGGTGAGGGTGATGCTGACTCAgcagatgaaaatgaaaaggaattGGAGGAAGAAGCAGACGCTCCTGACACAAAGACATCAGGCACAACGTCCGAAACT GTCAACTCTGCAGCAGGCAAGTACGTGCCGCCTCACTTGCGAAACGCCGGAGATGACAAACGCAAAGCTGAGCTGGAAAAACTGAAGAGGAATGTGAAAGGCCTGGTGAACAG GCTGAGTGAGCCCAACATGGTGTCCATCAGTGgtcagctggaggagctgtACATGAGCTGCAGCAGGAATGACATGAATGACACCCTAACGGAGGTGCTGCTGGCCGCCTGCGTCACCCCGGCTCTGATGCCTGACAGACTGCTGATGGAGCACGTCCTGCTGGTCAGCCTCCTTCATCACGCCGTCGGGTTGGAG GTCGGAGCACATTTTCTGGAGACGGTCGTGCGGAAGTTTGACGTGGTGTACAAGAACCCAACGGAAAGCAAGGAGTGCGACAACCTGATCTCCATTGTCAGTCACCTCTATAACTTCCAGGTGGTGCATTCTGTCCTCATCTTCGACATCCTAAAACATTTGGTCGGAGCCTTTACAGAGAAGGACATTGAACTGGTTTTGTTAGTGCTGAGGAATGTCGGCTTCTCCCTGAGGAAGGACGACGCTCTGGCTCTCAAGGAGCTCATCTCTGAAGGTCAACGCAAGGCCAGC AAGCTGGGGTCGAAGTTTCAGGATCAGACCAGG gTGCGTTTCATGCTGGAAACCATGATGGCTTTGAAGAACAATGATATGCGGAAGATCCCCGGCTACGATCCTGAGCCTATGGAGAAGCTGAGGAAGTTGCAGAGGACTCTG ATCCAGCGGCGTGCAGGAGGCAGTGACATGAAACTGAGGGTCTCTCTGCACAATCTCCTGGCCGCAGATCAAGTGGGCCGCTGGTGGATCGTCGGCTCCTCGTGGAGCGGAGCGCCCATGATCGGCGAACAAGGCAACACAACCTCGACACAGAGTACTGCTGAAGGAAAG TTTAGTGCCAAAGTCTTGGACCTGGCTCGGAAACAGAGGATGAACACTGAAGTCAGAAGAAACATCTTCTGCGTGATAATGACCAGCGAAGACTTCCTGGATGCATTTGAGAAACTGCTCAG GATGGGCCTGAAGGACAAGCAGGAGAGGGAGATTGTTCATGTTCTGATGGACTGCTGTCTGCAGGAGAAAACCTTCAATGCCTATTACGCCGTACTGGGAGAAAAGTTCTGCTCCCACGATCGCCGCTTCCAG ATGACGTTCCAGTTCAGCCTATGGGACAAGTTCAGGGAGCTGTCCAACCTTCCCAGCAGCACCTTCAACAACCTGGTTCAGCTGGTTACTTACTTCCTCCAGATGAAGTGCCTCTCGCTCTCCATACTCAAA GTAATAGAGTTTGGGGAACTAGATAAGGCCACGGTGCGCTTCTTGCGTCAGGTGTTGACCAAACTGCTAAACGAAATTGAGCCTGAGGATCTAGCCAGCATATTTGGAAG GATTTCAGGAATTCCCAAGCTAGGAATGCTGCGGGAGGGCTTGAAGCTTTTCATCAGCCACTTCCTGCTGAAGAATGCCCAGTCACAGGGTCCAGCTGAGCAAGCAGCGGTGCTGTCAGAGCGCGCTCAGGTCGCCACCAAAGCCATGGAGGCCAAAGAGGCCAAGCTCAAACTGtaa
- the mnx1 gene encoding motor neuron and pancreas homeobox protein 1, translating to MEKSKNFRIDALLAVDTPKVQTSPLALVTSLSSSSIQSSGSVGATELSGAESLRTETPSPPRISNCGLIPKPGFLNSPHSMLGLHPQSTVGIPTQALYGHPMYTYSAAALAGQHPALSYSYPHSSHHHHSDPIKLTASTFQLDHWLRVSTAGMMLPKMSDFNSQAQSNLLGKCRRPRTAFTSQQLLELEHQFKLNKYLSRPKRFEVATSLMLTETQVKIWFQNRRMKWKRSKKAKEQAAQEAEKQKGNKGGQEKSDGLEKSDYKSKTDSKNGRIRDFRDSDDDEGDNFLYNSSDCSSDDERNHTSDISPQP from the exons ATGGAGAAATCTAAAAACTTTCGCATTGACGCGCTTTTAGCAGTCGATACACCCAAGGTGCAGACCTCTCCGCTTGCGCTTGTGActtccctgtcctcctcctctatccAGTCGTCTGGAAGTGTGGGAGCCACGGAGCTGAGCGGCGCCGAGTCTTTACGCACCGAGACGCCGTCCCCGCCGAGGATCTCCAACTGCGGGTTGATTCCTAAACCGGGTTTCCTGAACAGTCCGCATAGCATGCTTGGATTACATCCACAGAGTACCGTAGGGATCCCCACGCAGGCTCTCTACGGCCATCCCATGTACACCTACTCTGCAGCTGCCCTCGCAGGCCAACACCCTGCCCTGTCATACTCCTATCCGCACAGCTCCCATCACCACCACAGTGATCCCATCAAACTGACAGCCAGCACCTTCCAGCTGGACCACTGGCTCCGGGTCTCCACAGCCGGGATGATGCTGCCCAAAATGTCTGACTTTAATT CTCAGGCTCAGTCAAACTTGCTTGGCAAGTGCAGAAGACCAAGAACTGCATTCACAAGtcagcagctgctggagctggagcatCAGTTCAAACTGAATAAGTACCTGTCACGACCCAAGCGCTTTGAGGTGGCGACGTCCCTCATGCTCACAGAAACTCAG GTTAAAATCTGGTTCCAGAACAGACGCATGAAGTGGAAGAGAAGTAAGAAGGCCAAAGAGCaggccgctcaggaggccgagAAGCAGAAAGGCAACAAGGGCGGCCAGGAGAAATCTGACGGACTCGAAAAGTCGGACTATAAGAGCAAGACAGACTCAAAAAATGGCAGAATAAGAGACTTTAGAGACAGTGACGACGACGAAGGCGATAATTTCCTGTACAACTCATCAGACTGCTCCTCCGACGACGAGAGGAATCACACCAGTGACATAAGTCCGCAGCCTTGA